In a genomic window of Methanogenium sp. S4BF:
- a CDS encoding glutaredoxin domain-containing protein, with amino-acid sequence MTDAAKINVYTLENCPNCELLKEYLNEAGMPYTIRNMMEAEALTELRINNVFVREAPVLQIGTTFLTSKDLFGAEGVRGEVVDLVLRGD; translated from the coding sequence GTGACAGATGCAGCCAAGATCAATGTGTACACGCTTGAAAACTGCCCGAACTGCGAACTTCTCAAGGAATACCTGAATGAGGCAGGTATGCCGTATACCATCCGCAATATGATGGAAGCAGAGGCATTGACAGAACTCAGAATTAATAATGTATTCGTCCGTGAAGCACCGGTTCTCCAGATCGGAACAACGTTTTTGACATCAAAAGACCTCTTTGGTGCTGAAGGGGTTCGCGGGGAAGTCGTTGATTTAGTGCTTCGGGGAGATTGA
- the thpR gene encoding RNA 2',3'-cyclic phosphodiesterase, whose amino-acid sequence MNSTIDMYMVRAFFAVELTDDIRNQFYAVQDILRNSDAKVTCVDPALAHITMKFLGEISDDVMESVQEIMSEFTFKPTLITVSGVQLHPKKRPRIVWADVTDGGWGEATVAEMDRLLAPLGIVSEDRKFTPHVTLGRIKHYDRSLRAAVEEISGYTFGQMTVDTITLKKSTLTPGGPIYEDIMEVKA is encoded by the coding sequence ATGAACAGTACAATAGATATGTATATGGTCCGGGCTTTTTTTGCTGTTGAACTCACTGATGATATCAGGAACCAATTCTATGCTGTGCAGGATATTCTCAGGAACAGTGATGCAAAAGTAACCTGTGTTGATCCCGCTCTTGCGCATATTACCATGAAGTTTCTGGGGGAAATTTCTGATGACGTAATGGAGAGCGTACAGGAAATAATGTCTGAATTCACATTTAAACCGACTTTGATTACCGTATCCGGAGTTCAGCTTCATCCTAAAAAGCGTCCCAGGATTGTCTGGGCTGATGTAACGGATGGGGGATGGGGTGAGGCAACGGTTGCTGAAATGGATCGTCTGCTTGCTCCTCTGGGCATTGTATCTGAAGACAGAAAATTCACCCCTCATGTAACACTAGGGCGTATCAAACACTATGATCGTTCACTGCGCGCTGCTGTAGAGGAGATATCAGGGTATACATTTGGGCAGATGACTGTCGATACCATTACTCTTAAAAAAAGTACACTCACACCGGGTGGGCCGATATATGAAGATATTATGGAGGTGAAGGCATGA
- the cca gene encoding CCA tRNA nucleotidyltransferase: MNLRNETEEAVLSCVRPKKEEIDNICTVAEMLVKAVNESGTAKGMVVGSVARNTWISGDRDIDVFMLYPPEMPREALEEEGIILGRSIASRFGGHFVEKYAEHPYVNTTISGFDIDLVPCYAVTDSARIQSAVDRTPFHTRYIQSHIGGLEDDVLLMKQFSKAGGVYGSDLMTEGFAGYLCELLVLRYGGFRSLIKAGRSWHTGQIIDIIAHQGKQFDDPLVVIDPVDPNRNVAASVSRAKMGEFIELCRGYDDSPGMEYFFPPAKKGMTQKEFEQELSKRGSGLYCIRFSTPHQIPDIVVPQLRRSVAGVVSLLDRNGFVVNRSGAAMGDEHCYLLFEVLVDRLPALYTHTGPPVENAMNAAKFRDKYLCQDVFSGPYIDDDGRYAVEIMRKWLTAYDLLTSDEVFSARLGKHVVKSMRKNCDIRAGVDCWDEEFKDFLSTFFNKKSSVCALKSTK; this comes from the coding sequence ATGAACCTGAGGAATGAAACCGAGGAGGCAGTACTGTCATGTGTTCGTCCCAAAAAAGAGGAGATAGACAATATATGTACGGTTGCGGAGATGCTGGTAAAAGCAGTAAATGAAAGCGGAACGGCAAAGGGGATGGTTGTTGGCTCTGTCGCACGAAATACCTGGATTAGCGGTGACCGTGATATTGATGTTTTCATGCTCTATCCTCCTGAAATGCCCCGGGAGGCGCTCGAAGAAGAGGGTATTATTCTGGGCAGATCGATTGCATCACGCTTTGGCGGCCATTTTGTTGAAAAATATGCTGAACACCCGTACGTTAATACTACTATATCCGGGTTTGATATTGATCTTGTGCCCTGCTATGCGGTGACAGATTCAGCACGGATTCAAAGCGCTGTTGACAGGACGCCATTTCACACACGGTATATACAATCCCATATCGGTGGTCTTGAGGATGATGTCCTCCTGATGAAACAGTTCTCAAAGGCGGGCGGAGTATATGGCTCTGATCTGATGACGGAAGGGTTTGCAGGATATTTATGTGAACTTCTCGTCCTTAGGTATGGAGGATTTCGTTCACTTATCAAAGCCGGCCGCTCCTGGCATACCGGACAGATCATTGACATCATCGCGCATCAGGGAAAACAATTTGATGACCCTCTTGTCGTTATTGATCCCGTTGATCCAAACCGGAATGTGGCTGCATCTGTTTCCCGGGCGAAGATGGGGGAGTTTATTGAACTATGCCGGGGCTATGATGATTCACCGGGAATGGAATATTTTTTCCCCCCGGCCAAAAAGGGGATGACCCAGAAAGAATTTGAACAGGAATTGTCAAAGCGGGGGTCCGGGCTGTATTGCATCCGTTTTTCGACTCCACACCAGATTCCGGATATTGTCGTCCCTCAGTTAAGGAGGAGTGTGGCAGGTGTTGTATCCCTCCTTGATCGGAATGGATTCGTTGTAAACAGATCTGGTGCAGCAATGGGCGATGAACATTGTTATCTTCTCTTTGAAGTGCTTGTTGACCGGCTCCCTGCACTCTACACACATACGGGGCCGCCGGTAGAGAATGCGATGAATGCAGCAAAGTTCAGAGACAAATATCTCTGTCAGGATGTCTTTTCAGGTCCGTATATCGATGATGATGGCCGATACGCCGTTGAAATTATGAGGAAATGGCTGACTGCATATGATCTCCTCACTTCAGATGAAGTATTCTCAGCCAGACTGGGGAAGCATGTAGTGAAGTCGATGAGAAAAAATTGTGATATCAGGGCAGGTGTTGACTGTTGGGATGAAGAATTTAAGGATTTTCTCAGTACATTTTTTAATAAAAAATCCTCGGTTTGTGCATTAAAAAGCACAAAATAA
- a CDS encoding phosphate uptake regulator PhoU — protein MEIRKVQVTGGSSFIVSLPKEWIRASDIHKNDPVGLIIQPDGSLTVTPKISGKVSERIKKFDLARFDGADILFRSLIGAYVAGYDVIEIVSPGRIPSWVHKSVRKFTQRTVGQEVSDQTDKKIIIRDLLNPGEMPFSSTLRRMGVIVAGMQRDAVFALKTRDEELVEDIILRDRDVNRLYWLVARQFNLLLRNVSLSREMGIDIGLALIYLQISRVIERVGDHVVKVAESIRSLMYTSIEKKVIDVIEVKSRESLDIFEASLESLFEKDILKANELISDVRVFVGKCNDVSSWLFDLGAPGVVSIGYCVENFRRVGEYAGVISENTINYLVTENS, from the coding sequence ATGGAAATCCGGAAAGTTCAGGTGACTGGTGGTTCGTCTTTTATTGTTTCCCTGCCTAAGGAGTGGATACGGGCTTCTGACATTCATAAGAATGATCCTGTAGGTCTGATTATTCAGCCTGACGGATCACTTACTGTAACGCCGAAAATATCCGGCAAGGTGTCGGAGCGGATAAAAAAATTTGATCTGGCCCGGTTTGATGGTGCGGATATTCTTTTTCGCTCATTGATTGGTGCCTATGTGGCAGGATATGATGTTATTGAAATAGTCTCTCCGGGGAGGATTCCTTCCTGGGTACATAAATCTGTGAGAAAATTTACGCAAAGAACGGTGGGTCAGGAGGTTTCCGATCAGACGGATAAAAAAATCATCATCCGTGATCTGCTCAATCCCGGTGAAATGCCATTTTCCAGTACGCTCCGTAGGATGGGGGTGATTGTCGCAGGCATGCAGCGGGATGCTGTGTTTGCCCTGAAGACTCGTGATGAGGAGCTTGTTGAGGATATAATCCTCCGCGATCGTGATGTGAACCGCTTGTACTGGCTTGTGGCCCGCCAGTTTAATCTGCTTCTGCGGAACGTGTCATTGTCCCGTGAGATGGGCATTGATATCGGCCTTGCTCTTATCTACCTTCAGATATCGCGTGTCATTGAGCGGGTGGGTGATCACGTTGTCAAAGTTGCAGAAAGTATCCGGAGCCTGATGTATACTTCAATTGAGAAGAAAGTGATTGATGTCATCGAGGTGAAGAGCAGGGAATCTCTGGATATTTTTGAGGCGAGTCTGGAATCACTCTTTGAAAAAGATATTCTGAAGGCAAATGAATTAATTTCAGATGTGCGGGTTTTTGTGGGGAAGTGCAATGATGTTTCCAGCTGGCTTTTTGACCTGGGTGCGCCGGGTGTTGTCTCGATTGGCTACTGTGTGGAGAACTTCCGCAGGGTTGGTGAATATGCAGGGGTGATTTCAGAGAATACTATTAACTATCTTGTCACTGAAAACTCCTGA
- the glnA gene encoding type I glutamate--ammonia ligase, whose translation MTLSTDVTKALERIEADKVKFVRLQFSDIQGLPKNVAIPVCQAEKALTDGISFDGSSIEGFARIEESDMVLKPDVSTYSLIPWRGTESPVARFICDVYLPNGKPFEGDPRYILKKTLAEARVMGYTFNTGPELEFFLFRLDEKGYPTTVSQDVGGYFDLAPADLAEDVRAQIVLALTEMGFEIEASHHEVAESQHEIDFKYGDALKTADNVITFKYATKSIALKNGLNATFMAKPKYGINGSGMHVNASLFKDGKNAFYDPEAPLQLSEMSQHFIAGVLEHVRAITRIANPTVNSYKRLVPGYEAPVYVSWSASNRTALIRVPAPRGSSTRMELRSPDPTCNPYLTFAAILAAGLDGIKKQLAPPAGVNQNIFEMTDEERSKAHIDTLPGDLITANKYLLEDTLICNVLGGHVIDGLNSIAQMEWDSFRTAVHPWEVEHYLARY comes from the coding sequence ATGACACTGTCAACTGATGTGACAAAAGCATTAGAGAGGATTGAGGCAGATAAGGTGAAATTTGTCCGCCTGCAGTTCTCTGACATTCAGGGATTGCCAAAGAATGTTGCCATTCCGGTTTGCCAGGCTGAAAAGGCTCTTACAGACGGGATCTCCTTTGATGGTTCTTCAATCGAAGGGTTCGCACGAATTGAAGAGTCCGACATGGTCCTGAAACCGGATGTTTCCACCTACTCTCTCATACCATGGAGAGGGACTGAATCCCCGGTCGCACGGTTTATCTGTGATGTGTATCTTCCCAATGGAAAACCGTTCGAAGGCGACCCGCGGTACATTCTGAAGAAGACACTCGCTGAAGCAAGGGTGATGGGATACACCTTCAACACAGGTCCTGAACTTGAGTTCTTCCTCTTCCGGCTTGATGAGAAAGGTTACCCCACGACTGTATCTCAGGATGTCGGCGGCTACTTTGACCTGGCTCCGGCAGACCTGGCTGAAGATGTCCGCGCTCAGATTGTTCTTGCACTGACGGAAATGGGTTTTGAGATTGAAGCATCGCACCACGAGGTGGCTGAAAGTCAGCATGAAATTGACTTTAAGTATGGTGACGCTCTGAAAACCGCTGATAATGTCATCACCTTCAAGTATGCAACAAAATCCATTGCACTCAAGAACGGGCTGAATGCAACATTCATGGCAAAGCCAAAATACGGCATCAATGGAAGCGGGATGCACGTCAATGCATCGCTCTTCAAGGACGGGAAGAATGCCTTCTATGATCCTGAAGCCCCGCTTCAGCTTTCAGAAATGTCTCAGCATTTCATTGCCGGTGTCCTTGAGCACGTAAGGGCAATTACCCGTATTGCCAATCCAACGGTTAACTCATACAAGCGTCTGGTGCCGGGGTATGAAGCACCGGTCTATGTGAGCTGGAGTGCGTCGAATCGTACAGCTCTTATTCGTGTTCCTGCCCCGCGTGGAAGCAGTACACGGATGGAATTAAGAAGTCCTGATCCAACCTGTAATCCATATCTGACCTTTGCCGCAATCCTCGCAGCAGGGCTGGATGGAATTAAAAAGCAGCTTGCTCCCCCTGCAGGTGTGAATCAGAATATCTTTGAGATGACCGATGAAGAGCGTAGTAAGGCACATATTGATACCCTTCCTGGCGACCTGATTACTGCGAACAAGTACCTTCTGGAAGATACTCTCATATGTAATGTGCTTGGAGGTCATGTTATCGATGGACTTAACAGTATTGCACAGATGGAGTGGGATTCATTCCGGACTGCAGTTCATCCCTGGGAGGTTGAACACTACCTGGCAAGATACTAA